A window of Prevotella fusca JCM 17724 genomic DNA:
TTAATCAATCATTTTTAAAGAAAACAACTATGCGATTTTTTACATTCAAGAAAACTATGCTGTTTATAGCATTATCAATGTTCTGCGCCGTATCCTTTGCACAGAAAACAGTGACGTTGACAAAGGCTGGAGAACTCTCTGAAAAGATAGCAAAAGCAGAGAAGTTCGAGATAACCTCGCTGACAGTATCAGGTCCTATTAATGGTTCGGATGTCCTTTTCCTCAGAGAGATGGCTGGCAGGGACATTGATGGAGTCGAAACAGAGGGTAAGCTCGCTACACTCGATTTGTCTAATGCAAACATTGTTGCAGGTGGCAGTAACTATTATAAGGTGAAAAGAGGATTGTCTACAAAGTTTTATAATAATGCTGAAGATGACGTAGTAGGTTTTTATATGTTCTTTAACTGCGGAAAACTTACCAGTCTGAAACTGCCCAAGACAGCCAAGAAGATAGAAATGTATGCCCTGAACAACTGTAAGTCGCTGAAGGAA
This region includes:
- a CDS encoding leucine-rich repeat domain-containing protein; translation: MRFFTFKKTMLFIALSMFCAVSFAQKTVTLTKAGELSEKIAKAEKFEITSLTVSGPINGSDVLFLREMAGRDIDGVETEGKLATLDLSNANIVAGGSNYYKVKRGLSTKFYNNAEDDVVGFYMFFNCGKLTSLKLPKTAKKIEMYALNNCKSLKECTLPESLSEVGGHAFANTQLSEVNFPSSLTHLSDKSFYKCSSLKTLRFTSPEVPLFDNEPFAECKSIEKVYVPKALLEDYKDQLELSDDVVFVGEESGTTGIYSLSSSADAVEIARYNANGQRITGPVKGLNIIRLSDGKVVKRIER